Genomic DNA from Planctomicrobium piriforme:
GATTTCACGTTCGTCTATGCCGGCGGCAACACGATCGGCTTCAACGATCCGGTGAATGGATCAACATACCGGAGCCAGCTGGAGTCCTGTGCCGATACTCTGGGAACGTGGTTTGAGACGGATACGACCATCAAGATCCGCGTGACCAGCGAATCTGATCCCTCAGGCAACTGGCTGGCGAGTGCCTCGCCGATTGATACGAGCGTGGTGCATACCCAAGGGTTCAACAACGGGGGCATCCCGTGGATCAAGGCGACCGGGGGCGGGGATGCCAACGGGACCGGGAACGACGCCAATATCGAAGTGAACTTCGCGAACTCGTTCGCAACAGGGCTCGGAGTCGGTGCGGGTCAGGAAGACCTGGTGGCGACCTACATGCACGAACTGATGCATGCGATCGGCTTCGTGTCGAACGTCACTCAGGGGGGCGGATCCTACTTCGATACGAGCACGCAGTGGAGCCTGTATGACAAGTATCTGAGCGATGCGAACGGGACGCCGATCATCAATCAGACCACCTTTGTCCTCAACAAGACTTTGTGGAATACGGTGAAGGTCGGCGGAACGAGCCCGAGCACTGGACTGTTTTTCAATGGACCGAATGCCAGGGCCGCCAATGGCAATCAGCCTGTGGCTCTGTATTCACCGGCGGTCTGGGCACAGGGTTCCAGCGACGGTTCACATGTTCGGGACAACAGCGGCTCGATCAACGTGGATGACTATTTGATGGTGGCCAACGGCGTCTCAGGTCGCGTCAACGGCCGCGTCCTGAATCCCGTCGAGTTCGCGATGATGAAAGATGCCGGCTTGAACATGGTTCAGCCCGGTCTCGATCTTGTGCAGACCGATGGGAGTACCATCGTCACCGAGTCAGGTGGAACGGATACCTTCTCCGTCAGACTGAAAACGCGGCCGCTGGCCAATGTCATTGTGAATGTGGGGAACTCGAATGCCGGCGAAGTTTCGCTGGACAAGCTGCAGCTGACGTTCACGCCGGATAACTGGAATGTTCCCCAGATCGTGACTGCGACAGGCGTCGCAGATCATCAGATCGATCCCGACGCGGCTGTCGGCATTGATCTGACATTCGCGCAGCGGGACGATACCTACAAGTTCGCCGGAACAGCAGCGTTCACTGCAACAAACGTGAACGCGGACTTTCCGGTTCCTGCTCGTACCTATGTCGTCACGACGCTGCTCGATCAACCGCTCAACGGAGCAGGGGATACGGACGGCCTGTTGAGTTTAAGGGAAGCATTGGCCGCGGCGAACGCAAACTCTGCTTTTGGCGATGCCCTGCCTGGCTCCCCTGATTTCGCGGATTCGATCACCTTTGCTCCGGAACTGGGGGGCGGCACGATTTCTCTGGGAGGAGTGCTGTCCATCACGGACGATCTCACGATCACGGGTCCGGGAGCCGGCAGCCAGACGATTGACGGCCAGAATCTCTATCAGATCTTCAACATCGCCCTAACCGATTTCACGGGTCAGGTGAATATCAGCGGGTTGACTTTGACCAATGGAAACAACTCGATGGGCGGCGCGGTTTTCAGTTTGGGAGCTGACCTCGCACTGTCCGGAATGAGTTTCCAGTCAAACCATGCCAGCTATCAGGGTGGCGCCGTCTTTCAGATGACCGGAGCACTCTCGGTGACGGACAGTGTTTTCAACGGCAATACGGCCGATGACGGCGGCGGAGCCATTCACGCCGACGGGGGGCCGTTGCTGGAAATTCATCGGTCCACATTCACCGGCAATACCGCGAAGTACGGAGGGGCCATCGACTCGTTTGCGAATGAGCTCATCCTGCAGGACAGCACTCTCAGCGGGAACTTCGCTTCCAGCCTGGGGGGCGCGATGATTCTCGACAATTCCAGCGCGAAGATTTCGAACAGCACGCTGGTTTTGAACTCCGCCGGCGGAAACGGCGGCGCGATCTATAATGAGCGCGGCGAACTCGTGCTGCGTAACACCACGGTCGTCGGCAATCGCGCGAATGCAGACAACATCCCCGGCGGAAACGGCGGAGGCGTCTGGACGTTCAATGCGACAGATACCAGTACGGCAATTTACAACAGCATCGTCGCCGGCAATTACACAGGGCTGACGCTCAATGCCAATCAGACGATGGGCAGCGCAGATGAGTTCAAGGGCAAAGCTCTCGTCGCGATGTCGAGTCACAACATCATCGGGACGACATCGTCCGCAGGCGGACTGACGAACGGAACCAATGGCAACCTCCTGGCAGTCAACTGGACGACTGTCGTCGCCAATCTGCTTGTGTCTGGAATCAAGGCGCCGGACCTGAAAAACAACGGCGGCCCAACGAAAACGGTCGCCTTGATCGCGAACAGCCCGGCACTCAATGCAGGGAACGCGAACGAGGCCGTCGATGCGAGCGGCAACGCTTTGGCCAGCGATCAACGGGGAACAGGCTTCCTGAGAAGCTCGGGCAGCACGATCGACATCGGAGCGTTCGAGACGCAGGTCAATGTTGCGCCAGTGATTGCCAGCTTTGACGGCAACGTCGCGTTCGCAGGGCCTGCTGTTGTGCTCGATGCCGATGCCACCGTCAGCGATAGCGATTCACTCGATTTCAGCGCAGGCAAGCTGACTGTTTCGCTGACGGCGAATGGACAGGGGAGCGACGTGCTGGCGATTCGCAACCAGGGAACAGGCACAGGCCAGATCGGCGTTTCCGACAGCAACGTCACGTTTGCGGGAGTCGTGATTGGCACATTCACTGGCGGAAAGAACAAAGTCGGACTGAGCATCACGTTCAATGCGAATGCGACGCCATCGGCAGTTCAGGCTCTGCTGCGGAATATCACATTCATCAATTCGACGGCGACCCGTTCGACGGTCACTCGGACGGTTCGAGTGATTGTGACCGACGGCGATGGGGGAACGAGCGTTGCCGTGACGAAATCAATCACGGTCGCGGCCCCGAATGATCCACCCGTGGTGGGCGCTTTTGCCGGCGGCGTGAATTATTCACCAGGCGGCAACGCCGTCGCTCTTGATGACGATGCGACGGTCAATGACGCTGATTCGGCCAATTTCGATTCCGGCACGCTGACGATCTCACTCACAGCGAATGGTCAGAGCACCGATGTTCTCGCCATCCGCAATGATGGAACAGGCGCCGGGCAGATCGGCGTTTCCGGAGGGAACGTCAGCTTTGGCGGCGTCACGATCGGGACATTCACCGGCGGGACCAGCAAGGTGGGACTCAAGATCACCTTCAACGCAAGCTCGACGCCGGTGGCGATTCAGGCTCTCCTGAGGGCGATCACGTTCAAGAGTACGCTGGCGAATCCCGTGACCACCGCCAGAACAGTGCGGGCAATCCTGACCGATGGCGATGGCGGAACCAGCGCGGCGGTGACGAAAGCGATCAATATTGTGTGAGTCCAGTGTCCAGTGACGAATGTCCAGAGCCAGATGGGACGGAAGAGCTGAGTGACGAGTGTGTTTGATTGAACGGCATCTTTCGTGTTCTGGCTGAATGCTGATCGCTGACCGCTTTAAGCTCTACGGGCATTGACTTGTTGCCAAACCCGATGACAATCGCGGATGCCGCAAGGCGGGCGCCGCAGGAGGTCTCCGGGGATGTGGAAACAGGCTTTGCAGCGATGGGTGATCAATTCCAATCGAAAGCGTGCGAGGCAGCGGGCGCGACCGGTCAGCGTCGGCGAATGGCTTGAGGTTCGCAGGCTGCTGACGGTGACGATTTCTGTCGATGCGCTCGCCAATCAGCATCTCATCGATCCCCGAATCTACGGGGTCGCATTCGCCGATGCAGCGGAACTGGCGGCGCTCAACGTGACGTTCAACCGCTACGGCGGCAACACCTCCAGTACCTATAACTGGCAGCAGAACGCCCACAACACCGCGGCCGACTGGTATTACCAGAGCGTGCCTGACGGTCCGCATGTGCCGGGCCAGTACATCGACGACTTCATCGACAGCACCCGACAAGGGGGCGCTGAACCATCGATCACGATCCCCATGCTCGACTGGGTCGCCAAGCTCGGCCCGGACAATGTGAATGGCAGCAAGCTGGCCAGCTATTCGATTCAGAAGTACGGGCAGCAGACCGGGGCCGACTGGCAATGGTATCCCGATGCCGGCAACGGGATTTCCTCCGCGACGGGACGTCTCATCACCGGCAATGATCCGAATGACGCGTATGTTCCTTCCTACGCGACTGCCGGCGATGCGCCAGGCAATCCGCCGACCGGGACCGTCTATCAACAGCAATTCGTGCAGCATCTGCTGGCTCACGCCGGAGGCGCGCCCCACTACTACACGCTCGACAACGAGCCGAGCATCTGGCACGCCACGCATCCCGATGTCCACCCGCAAGGGGCGTCGATGGATGAAGTGCTGGCAAAGATTGAAGACTACGCCAGCATGATCAAGTCGGTCGATCCGACGGCGCAGGTGCTGGGCCCGGAGGAATGGGGCT
This window encodes:
- a CDS encoding beta strand repeat-containing protein encodes the protein MCQQLESRLLMTIDFTFVYAGGNTIGFNDPVNGSTYRSQLESCADTLGTWFETDTTIKIRVTSESDPSGNWLASASPIDTSVVHTQGFNNGGIPWIKATGGGDANGTGNDANIEVNFANSFATGLGVGAGQEDLVATYMHELMHAIGFVSNVTQGGGSYFDTSTQWSLYDKYLSDANGTPIINQTTFVLNKTLWNTVKVGGTSPSTGLFFNGPNARAANGNQPVALYSPAVWAQGSSDGSHVRDNSGSINVDDYLMVANGVSGRVNGRVLNPVEFAMMKDAGLNMVQPGLDLVQTDGSTIVTESGGTDTFSVRLKTRPLANVIVNVGNSNAGEVSLDKLQLTFTPDNWNVPQIVTATGVADHQIDPDAAVGIDLTFAQRDDTYKFAGTAAFTATNVNADFPVPARTYVVTTLLDQPLNGAGDTDGLLSLREALAAANANSAFGDALPGSPDFADSITFAPELGGGTISLGGVLSITDDLTITGPGAGSQTIDGQNLYQIFNIALTDFTGQVNISGLTLTNGNNSMGGAVFSLGADLALSGMSFQSNHASYQGGAVFQMTGALSVTDSVFNGNTADDGGGAIHADGGPLLEIHRSTFTGNTAKYGGAIDSFANELILQDSTLSGNFASSLGGAMILDNSSAKISNSTLVLNSAGGNGGAIYNERGELVLRNTTVVGNRANADNIPGGNGGGVWTFNATDTSTAIYNSIVAGNYTGLTLNANQTMGSADEFKGKALVAMSSHNIIGTTSSAGGLTNGTNGNLLAVNWTTVVANLLVSGIKAPDLKNNGGPTKTVALIANSPALNAGNANEAVDASGNALASDQRGTGFLRSSGSTIDIGAFETQVNVAPVIASFDGNVAFAGPAVVLDADATVSDSDSLDFSAGKLTVSLTANGQGSDVLAIRNQGTGTGQIGVSDSNVTFAGVVIGTFTGGKNKVGLSITFNANATPSAVQALLRNITFINSTATRSTVTRTVRVIVTDGDGGTSVAVTKSITVAAPNDPPVVGAFAGGVNYSPGGNAVALDDDATVNDADSANFDSGTLTISLTANGQSTDVLAIRNDGTGAGQIGVSGGNVSFGGVTIGTFTGGTSKVGLKITFNASSTPVAIQALLRAITFKSTLANPVTTARTVRAILTDGDGGTSAAVTKAINIV